The stretch of DNA TTTCATTTGTAAGAAGAAAAGACAAAACGGCAAACAAGTTGTCTGTTAAGAGCAAAACACCCTTATTTTATCAAAATCCGCGCATTTTAAAGCCTATCTTTTAAAAGTTTGAAGAGCTCCACCGCACCCTGATGAAAGCTCGACAAGACGCTCTTATCGCCTCACCTTTTCAAAAATAAAGGCTTTTTTTCAAAAAATTGTTTAGCCAAAATGTAAGAAAATAATTATTCTCTACCGATTATCAATCCAAAGGTTCATAGAATGAAACCACAAGATTCAAAAGACGTTTCCCCTCGTTCCTCACCAACACAAGAAGGGGCAAGTGCACAAGAAGAAACAAATGCCAATGAATCCTTAGCAAGCCTTATTGCTCGTTTACAAAAAAACGCCCTAGAAGAAGAAAATATTCCCCCTCATTCTGAAGAATTAAAAGTGATTATTGCCGGCTTAGAAGATGATCTCGTCACGGGTCATTGGATTTTTGCCGATTATGAAGATACCGATATTAGAGTGATGCCCGCTCTCGTGGAACAAGCCAATCGCAAATATCCGGACATGAATCTGAAATTAGCTCTTACAGCTGAAAAACTTACCTACGCCCTCAAAGAAACAATAGAGAGCGGCGCAAGATCTTGCCAATTTATTGTCAATATGGGAAGCAGAATCCATTTTGCAGCGATGGATTATAAAATCGTTGATGACAAAATCTCTTTGATCATGTTTGAACCGACAACATTTCAAAATATCGCTGCTGCGAAACTAGGGATAAAAATAAATCAAACCCTGGAAACTCTTCAACTGCCTCCTTATTCTTTTACCATGGCGGAAATGGATATTCAACGAAGCTCTTCTGAATGTGGGATGTTCAGTTTAAGCCTTGCCAAAAAGCTTCATACCGAATCTCAAAAATTAGAAAGACTGCATAAGGATAATGTTAAGGGTGTCTTATGTGACCCCAATTCATCTTTATCTGCTGAAAAATTAGATTCCTATCTACCCGTTAGTTTGTACAAACATACGCAAGGGCGAAGACGTCTTGAACAATATCTAAAAACCAATCCGCAAGCGATTGATGAAACAGTCAACAAAAAAGGTGAAACTATAAGAGAGAGATTTGAAAAAAACTTAAAGGAAGAAGGAGCAAAAAACGTCTCTGTTTCTCCCCATAAAAAAAGGATTACGGAATACAAATCTTTAATGATGTAATTGACATTTTTTCTCTATTCGCTCTTCATCAAAGAACGAAGCAATGCTATTTTACAGTGAAGATTTCTCTAAGCACACCAGCTTTCATGTTCGTAAAACAAAAAGAGCAAACAACGTGCTTTTTAAAAGCCCCCTCTCTTTAAATTATATCAAAATTCCAAAGCTCTTATTGGCTCAAAGCTCTTTTTAACAACGATCCTATTGAGATAGGTAAAACGCTGGACCTATGAAATACTTTCATCTTCGGCAAAAACCTGCGTCTTGTTTTCTAAGGGTGCCCGCTTTATCTCAAGCACCTCCATGCCATACGACCAACATAACCGCAATAAACCACGCTTATTGTGCATCAACCCAACACCCGCCTCCACCAACAAGACTCTATCAAAAAAACCAGTACAAGACCTCAAAACAAACCCCAAACCATCTACCAAGGAAAAACACCGGCACAAACAACCCACTTTAACTCTTACAACACAATTTACTGTTTTGCACCACAGCTCCTTTTCTCAAAAGAGCAAAAGAATGATGACACGCAAAGCAACCTTTAAAGCAACCTTTATTGGGAAGTTTTTACAAGACACCAGCAATTAACTGCCACTTCTAAAAATCCACACCCCATACCACCATCCCTACGATAACTACCCCCCATCAACAACGATATCGGCAACACTCTCACCTCTCACACCACCCGCTATACGACAGACACCATAGTCCCAGTCACCAAACAACCGCAATAAACCACGCTTATTGTGCATCAACCCAACACCCGCCTCCACCAACAAGACTCTATCAAAAAAACCAGTACAAGACCTCAAAACAAACCCCAAACCATCTACCAAGGAAAAACACCGGCACAAACCATTATTCACTTGGCCACTATTATTCACTTGAAATGTCATAACCAACCTTTTGATTTCATCACAGTTTCACGTCTCTTCTATTTTTGAAGTGTGAAAAAATTCATCTTTAATCTGTCAACCAGCCTCACTTTAAAGTGAGGCTTTATTTTATGGAGAAGCAAATGAGGAAAATATCATCAGAAGGGCTTGCACTCATTAAACAATGGGAAGGATTGCGTTTACAGGCCTATAAAGATGCCATCGGGGTGTGGACAATCGGCTATGGTCATACCAGCACGGCTGGTAAACCGTTTGTTCACAAAGGCATGATTATCACGGAAAAACAAGCCGAAGAAGTTCTTTCTCACGATTTAAGACAATTTGAGAATACCGTTGAAAAAAATGTGACGGTTTCCTTAACAGATGAACAATTCGCTGCACTCGTATCGTTTTGCTATAATGTAGGGACAGCAGCATTTTGCAAGTCGACCCTGCTCAAAAAACTTAATAACAGCGAATATGAAGCTGTTCCTTCTGAATTACAAAAGTGGACCAAAGCAGGAGGAAAGCGTCTTCACGGTCTTGTGCACCGTCGTGCAGCAGAAGCGGGGTTATGGGCAAAAGGGGCTTATGTTTCTCCCAACTATCAAACCGTGGAAACAAAAGAACCCATGGGTTTTTTCAGAGCAGAAGCCTTAACACCCATTATTGGTTCTTTTTCTGGACTTGGAGGCTTATTAGCAGGCAATGGTCCCATCCAATGGGCCTTGGCAACCATCATGATTTTAGCCGCCTGTGTTGGCATTTTTTTTGTAGCAAAACGCTTTCGGGAGCAGCGCTTATGATGGGATGGATGAAAAAAAATTTGACGATAACAGGAGCGGTTCTAGCGGCTACTTTTATCGCTTTAGCAAAAGCTTTTACACTTGGAAAGAAGATTGAACAGCAAAAACAAACAGAACAAACGCTAAAGTCATCAACAACACGGCTAGAGGTGGAAAATGAAATTAATCAAAAAAGTGATCCTGATGTACGGGCTGCTCTTACTCACTGGTTGCGCCATAAAAACAATCAATGAGTCTTCGTCTTGCATTGGTTGGATGCCCATTTATTTAGACCAAAAAGATCTCAAAAACATCAGTTCAAATCTCGCCAGAGATATTTTAAAGCATAACAAACAAGGGGAAGGCTTGTGTGGGTGGAAACATGGCTAGAAAAAAAGTAGAAAAACAAACAGAGCTTACAGAAAAGGAAAAAGAAATTCTTCAAGAAATCATCATGACTTATAAAAGTATCAAAGTGATGTCACGCTATACGAAATGGATTATATTCATTATTTTCCTCTTAGTGCTTGATTTTTCACGCATTATGGATGCGTTAGCAAGTATTTTTACACAAAAATCAAATATTCAGCTCTAAAATAAACAATCAAACATGAGACGTGTTCAATTTTTTTAAACAACATCCATTATTTTTTGAAAATAGGGAGTTTTTATTGATGATTTTTCACGTCTCATGAAGAAGTTTACACGCTTTACAAACGCTATTATGTGATGAATTTTCAGGCATCATAGCGACATTAATGCTATCGGCATGAAAAGAGATTTTAAAAAAAATCATGCAGACGAAACTTAAGCGAATGCAAGAGAATAATCTTGAAAAACAAACATGCCAACGTGCATTTTTTTAAATAACGTATTGATATACAGAGAATTTTATCTTCATCATCCATACCATTAAAACCACTCAAAGAGTTTTCTTTTAAATAAACGCATCAGTAAGCAACAAAAATCATCTTATGAGATACACCCCTCCATCTTTTATGAAGCATAAAGGGAATCTCCTATAAGTTCCATACACTTCATGGAAGCATTATACCACAGCCCCCCGCACCACGCACACCAACCAGCCTCATACCACAGCACCACACACCACCCCCTATACGACAGATACCATAGCCTCTATCCCCAACACAACCGCAATAAACCACGCTTATTGTGCATCAACCCACCCCCCGCCTCCACCAACAAGACTCTATCGAAAAACCAGTACAAGACCTCAAAAAAAAACCAAACCATCTACCAAGGAAAAACACCGGCACAAACAACCCACTTTCTCTTGCAACACAATTTACTTTTTCGCACCACAGCTCCTTTTCTCAAAAGAGCAAAAGAATGATGACACGCAAAGCAACCTTTATTGGGAAGTTTTTACAAGACACCAGCAATTAACTGTAACTTCTAAAAACACCACCCCCGTACCACCCACCATACCACACACCATCCCCCGTATCACGGCACCAATCCCCCGCACACCACGCACCAGTGCCATCACGCAATAGGCTTGAAAGCACAAGGTCTCTTTTCTACTGCTTTCTGTAAATTTGCAAAATCGTAAAAACGTAGAGCTGTAAAATGAACCATAAGAATGTGCACTTTAACCCCCATACCACACACCAACCCTCGCACAACGCACCACCCCCTATACGACAGACACCATAGCCTCTATCCCCAACACAACCGCAATAAACCACGCTTATTGTGCATCAACCCAACACCCGCCTCCACCAACAAAATTCTATCAAAAAAAACAAAACAAGATCTCAAAACAAACCCCAAACCATCTACCAAGGAAAAACACCGGCACAAACAACCCACTTTAACTCTTGCAACACAATTTACTTTTTCGCACCACAGCTCCTTTTCTCAAAAGAGCAAAAGAATAATGACACGCAAAGCAACCTTTATTGGGAAGTTTTTACAAGACACCAGCAATTAACTGTAACTTCTAAAAACACCACACACCATACCACAGCACCAACTCCCGCACCACGCACACCAACCAGCGCCATCACGCACCAGCCCCCGTACCACAGCACCACGCACCAGCCCCGTATCACGGCACCAATCCCCCGCACACCACGCACCAGTGCCATCACGCAATAGGCTTGAAAGCACAAGGTCTCTTTTCTACTGCTTTCTGTAAATTTGCAAAATCGTAAAAACGTAGAGCTGTAAAATGAACCATAAGAATGTGCACTTTAACCCCCATACCACACACCAACCCTCGCACAACGCACCACCCCCTATACGACAGACACCATAGCCTCTATCCCCAACACAACCGCAATAAACCACGCTTATTGTGCATCAACCCACCCCCCGCCTCCACCAACAAAATTCTATCAAAAAAAACAAAACAAGATCTCAAAACAAACCCCAAACCATCTACCAAGGAAAAACACCGGCACAAACAACCCACTTTAACTCTTGCAACACAATTTACTTTTTCGCACCACGGCTCCTTTTCTCAAAAGAGCAAAAGAATAATGACACGCAAAGCAACCTTTATTGGGAAGTTTTTACAAGACACCAGCAATTAACTGTAACTTCTAAAAACACCACACACCATACCACAGCACCAACTCCCGCACCACGCACACCAACCAGCGCCATCACGCACCAGCCCCCGTACCACAGCACCACGCACCAGTGCCATCACGCAATAGGCTTGAAAGCACAAGGTCTCTTTTCTACTGCTTTCTGTAAATTTGCAAAATCGTAAAAACGTGGAGCTGTAAAATGAACCATAAGAATGTGCACTTTGTAAGAAAAATGACGGGTGTAATAAGGGAGGTCTGGAAAAAGGCACAAATGAAAGGGATGAAATAGCGTGCTGCTCGTAGAGACATCAGAGCTGTGATATATTGGGAGCTATAAGGATAGACTATTAAAGATAGAGGGTTAAAGCAAAGATAAGGCGAAGCTTTTTTTCCACGTAAAAAAACCGCTTTCCAGAACAAAAAAATAATTGAAAAATTTTTCTTCTGAGAAGCTGATTTACGCAACAACTATACTTTATTTCAACCCCCAAAAAACCTTTTTAAAATTACTTGATAAAGCAGAGCATTGCATATTTCTTATTGCGATTGAAATAAGGAATAATACTTTTTGAATGAACTTAATAATTAAAATGGAAATTAGCTGAGCACAAGAGTTTTTCGATTTATACCGGTATAGGCCAATGTTTTTTCCAAACCGAATATTGCGTAATACAGTTAAATTGATTTTACAATTATAAAGTTGTAAATCTTTAGACTTTTTACAAAAGACTAATTTTCTTGAATATAAATAAGGTACATAATAACAATATGAGGAGGATATACTGTTGCGGCAAAGCTTAATGTAGAGACAGAGATTTTAGCATCAGATTTTTCAATTTTGTTAAGAGAACTAGAAAAGAATGGTTTTTCTTTTAAAGAAGGAAAACTTGATTAGTGCGTCAGATTCGATTTTTGATCTTAAAAAATTATGGGTACCTGTAACACCTATTATACATATTATCCAGAATTGCAATAGCCCTTGTATCATGTGCGATTGCTGGAAGATTAAGGAAAAAAATTGGCATACTCCAGAAAGTTTAATCCCCTTATTTAGAATGTTGAAAGAAAAAGGAGCGGCCTCAGTGATGCTTTCTGGGGGAGAACCTTTAATGCATCCGAAGCTTAAAGATATTTTATTAACGTTAAATGAACTAGGTCTGCCTGTTGAATTAAATACCAATGGCATCTTATTGCATAAAAATTTATGGATTTCACAGTATGACATAAAAGAAATTGTTATTTCTATGGATTCGATGAGTATCCAAGGATATTATGATATACGGGGGGCGAATAAATTTGATCGCGTGTGGAAAAACATTGAAACAGTTAAGAATCTTCAACCTCTGCAAAGTATAGGAATAAGAGCGACAGTTACCAAAGAGATTCTAGAAAATATTATTAATTTTATTGATTTTTGTATAAGCAAAGATGTCGATTATATCGGATTCAGCCCGCTCGATACATCGTCATTTAGTTTTTCTAGAAAAAATAATACAAACGATCGATCTAAGGCTTTAAGAAACAAAATTCTTCCGCAAAACGCTTCACTTTTTCATTTGAGAGATGAATTATCAAGGAAAGAATCCCCCCTCCAGATTTATATAGATAAAAAGTTCCAAGAAAGGAAAATCTCATGGACGTCACAAAATTTTGTAAATTGTATTAATTATTACTTAGGCGAAAATTCTACGTACGTTTCGTCGCCGTTAATGTGTTTATTTCCATTTTCATCCTTGGTATTGGACGATAATGGAGATTTAAAAAATTGCTTTTATTCAGAAGCTTTTGGGAATCTACAAAATTATGAGGCAATAGATTGGTCTGCTCAAAGCGTTTTAAAATCTTTGAAAGAATCTGGTGCATGGAGCGGATGTCGTGGGAAGGTATTTTGTGGATAAGGTTAAGCAATTTAAGATTTATAGTGTTAGCAAGTCTACTGCTCTCGTGGTTGCTGTTTTACCACTTTTTTTGTCGGAAAAATTGCATTTGTCGCAAGCGGATATTGTTTTAATCGGGAGTTATTTTTTATTGCTTCCTTTGATCTTAGAAGTCCCCTTGGGTTTATTATCAGATGTTTATGGAAGTAAGCGCGTTATTTATACTGGGCTGTTTTTCTTTCTTTGCGGTTTTTTAGCTCTTTTTATGAATTATGCATATTTTGCTTACGCCACTTATTTGTTGTGTATTACATTAGCAGCCGCTTGTTTCTCAGGTGCGGAAGATAGTTTACTTTTTTCTGTAGTCCCAAAGCATCGCACACTGTTTTCCGTTAAGTCTGAAGTGGCTGCTGTTACCTATAGTGTGACAACGGTACTTATTTTTTTAGGGGGAATACTTTATTATGTACATCCTGCATTGCCTGTGATTTTTCAAGTCCTTTCATTAATTTTTGCTATTTTTATGTTTTCAAAACTGACGAAGGGATTAGATAGTTTTCATATCAACGCTCATCCGAGTATTTTCACAGTTCTGTGCACCAGCCGTAAAGAAGTCAAAAATCCTTATCGCTTCACTCTTATTTTTTTAAGTGCAGTTTCAGCTTTTGCTATTTTGGTTAATAATCGAACTATTTCTATCGCATTTTCTGATTTTTTGCCATTTCAACCTGCTATTTTGGTTTCGATTATTTTTATCATTGGGAATTTTTTTTCAGCAAGTTCCAATATATTGTTTCAGAAGTATTTTTCAAAGTTTCAAAATCCTATTTTTCCCGTCTTAATGATTGGTTGTATGGTAACCATTGCTTTTTTTCTCATGTCATTTCAAATCATTGGGGCTCTTATATTAGGATTTTTACTGCTATGTGTTTTTAAATCTGCTTATCGATCTTATTTGTCGTCTCTTCTTATAAATTCACTGATTGATCCCAAAGCTATCGCGACTGTTTTATCATTTACAGCCATTATTACAGCTGTTGTATCCTTTGCATTCAGTTTTTTATACGGTCATATTTTTTCAACATTCTGGCAAGCTAATTTGTGGTTGGCAGTGGTTATGGCTGTGATTTTTGGGGTGTCTGCTTTAATTATTTTTGTCAAAAAACAAGAAATCATTTGGTTACAGCCTGAAAATGCACAATCGTCAAAACAACATTTCTTGAAACGCAAGCATCAAGAGTTTTGCTATGGGCAAATTTATCCGGAAGCATCGTGCATTAATGAAAACATCAAGGATGGCTCTTTTCGACAAAGTCTCTATCCTGCACCAAATTTGATAACACTTTGCGATGAAGTCGTCGAATGGGAGTTTATCCGGGGTACTGTATTAAGCCAAATGGATTTGCTCCATCAAAAGGCGATTATTGATCAAATCAATAAGATCTTTCAAGATCGATTAAGCAAGAATATAATCTTATCACATGGAGATTTACATCCTGATAATATCATTGTTACTCCTGAGAATTCTTTTATGGTCGTGGATTGGGATTTATGTCAAGAAGCCAGTCCGGAATTGGATATCTTAACATTTTTCACCAGTCCAAGATTATCTCTCAATTTAGAAGAACGGATAGACTATATTTCTCATTTGCTGTCGATATCAAAGGATGAAGCTTTACCAATGATAAAAGCGTTTGTGGCTAAAAAAATTTCTGATCTTTGTCTATACCAAAATATTTTCATGAAACAATTAGTATTGGATTATATGAACTTGAATAAGGAATTTCATGGGCAATAATATTGTAATTTGTAATGAAAATTGCAGTGCGGGCTGCAATCATTGTCCCTATTCGATGCCTCATGCAGCCGCATGTTTGAGACAAGGATTAAGGCATATAAGTGCTTTTTCTGCT from Bartonella tribocorum CIP 105476 encodes:
- a CDS encoding YopJ/AvrA family T3SS effector serine/threonine acetyltransferase produces the protein MKPQDSKDVSPRSSPTQEGASAQEETNANESLASLIARLQKNALEEENIPPHSEELKVIIAGLEDDLVTGHWIFADYEDTDIRVMPALVEQANRKYPDMNLKLALTAEKLTYALKETIESGARSCQFIVNMGSRIHFAAMDYKIVDDKISLIMFEPTTFQNIAAAKLGIKINQTLETLQLPPYSFTMAEMDIQRSSSECGMFSLSLAKKLHTESQKLERLHKDNVKGVLCDPNSSLSAEKLDSYLPVSLYKHTQGRRRLEQYLKTNPQAIDETVNKKGETIRERFEKNLKEEGAKNVSVSPHKKRITEYKSLMM
- a CDS encoding lysozyme, with protein sequence MRKISSEGLALIKQWEGLRLQAYKDAIGVWTIGYGHTSTAGKPFVHKGMIITEKQAEEVLSHDLRQFENTVEKNVTVSLTDEQFAALVSFCYNVGTAAFCKSTLLKKLNNSEYEAVPSELQKWTKAGGKRLHGLVHRRAAEAGLWAKGAYVSPNYQTVETKEPMGFFRAEALTPIIGSFSGLGGLLAGNGPIQWALATIMILAACVGIFFVAKRFREQRL
- a CDS encoding radical SAM protein; this translates as MVFLLKKENLISASDSIFDLKKLWVPVTPIIHIIQNCNSPCIMCDCWKIKEKNWHTPESLIPLFRMLKEKGAASVMLSGGEPLMHPKLKDILLTLNELGLPVELNTNGILLHKNLWISQYDIKEIVISMDSMSIQGYYDIRGANKFDRVWKNIETVKNLQPLQSIGIRATVTKEILENIINFIDFCISKDVDYIGFSPLDTSSFSFSRKNNTNDRSKALRNKILPQNASLFHLRDELSRKESPLQIYIDKKFQERKISWTSQNFVNCINYYLGENSTYVSSPLMCLFPFSSLVLDDNGDLKNCFYSEAFGNLQNYEAIDWSAQSVLKSLKESGAWSGCRGKVFCG
- a CDS encoding MFS transporter, with protein sequence MDKVKQFKIYSVSKSTALVVAVLPLFLSEKLHLSQADIVLIGSYFLLLPLILEVPLGLLSDVYGSKRVIYTGLFFFLCGFLALFMNYAYFAYATYLLCITLAAACFSGAEDSLLFSVVPKHRTLFSVKSEVAAVTYSVTTVLIFLGGILYYVHPALPVIFQVLSLIFAIFMFSKLTKGLDSFHINAHPSIFTVLCTSRKEVKNPYRFTLIFLSAVSAFAILVNNRTISIAFSDFLPFQPAILVSIIFIIGNFFSASSNILFQKYFSKFQNPIFPVLMIGCMVTIAFFLMSFQIIGALILGFLLLCVFKSAYRSYLSSLLINSLIDPKAIATVLSFTAIITAVVSFAFSFLYGHIFSTFWQANLWLAVVMAVIFGVSALIIFVKKQEIIWLQPENAQSSKQHFLKRKHQEFCYGQIYPEASCINENIKDGSFRQSLYPAPNLITLCDEVVEWEFIRGTVLSQMDLLHQKAIIDQINKIFQDRLSKNIILSHGDLHPDNIIVTPENSFMVVDWDLCQEASPELDILTFFTSPRLSLNLEERIDYISHLLSISKDEALPMIKAFVAKKISDLCLYQNIFMKQLVLDYMNLNKEFHGQ